The window TGGTCAGTAGCACCGCCGGCCGGATCGGCGACGGCGTGATGGACGAGCGGTCGGAGGCACGCTCGCGCGAGCGCACCCGTCACGTCGCACTCGAGCATCTGATTCGCCTCATCGAGCACGAGCTCCCGGCCATGCGCGGGTCGGTACTGATTCTCGCGGACCGCGGAACCACGCTGCGACACTGCGCCGCCCCCAACCTTCCGGATGAGTACTGCCGGCTCATCGATGGCCTGCCAATCGGGCCCGCGGCCGGCTCATGCGGCACCGCCGCCTTCCGTCGAGAGCAGGTGGTGGTGGGCGACATCGCCACGGATGAGCTCTGGCGCGAATACCGGTCGTTCGCCCTCCCCTTCGGGCTCCGTGCCTGCTGGTCGACGCCCATCCGCGATCAGGAGGGCGCCGTGATCGGTACCTTCGCCATGTACTACGACGAGCCCCGCCTCCCCACCCCGCGCGAGCTGGATCTCACCGAGACGGCGACCATGCTCGCGGCGAGCATCATCATGCGTGCGCGGGCGGAAGCGGCGCTCCGCGAGAACGAGGCGCAGATGAGCCGCGCCCGCGCGCAGGCGGAGGCGGCCAATCGGGCAAAGTCGGAGTTCCTGGCCATGATGAGCCACGAGCTGCGCACGCCGCTCAACGCGATCGGCGGATACGCGACGCTCATGCGGGATGGCATCCCCGATCCCGTCAGTGCGGGGCAGCAGAACTATCTGCGGCGGATCATCGCGGCCCAGGAGCATGTGCTCGGCCTCATCGACATGGTGCTCACTCAGGCGAAGCTCGAGGCCGGGGAGATGACGTACCGGCTGGAGAGCATGCGCATGGGCGAGCTGCTGGACACGATCGAATCGCTCGTGCGGCCCCAACTCGCCGCCAAGGGCATCGTCTACGATTGCACGCTCTGCGACACGCGCCTCGCGATGCACGGCGACCGGCAGAAGACGGTGCAGATTCTCCTCAACCTCATCTCCAACGCGGTGAAATTCACGCCGCGCGAGGGGCGCATCACGCTCCGCACATCGGTGCTGGAGGCAGGGCGGGTGCTCATCGGCGTGCGCGATACCGGCGTCGGCATGACCGCCGAACAGATGGCGAACGTCTTCGAGCCGTACACGCAGTTCGAGAATCGCCTCACGCGCGAGCAGAAGGGGACGGGGCTCGGGATGCCGATCAGCCGCGAGCTGGCGCGCGGGATGGGCGGAGATCTGACCGTGGAGAGCGAGCCCGGCGCGGGGACGGAATTTCTGTTGACGCTCCCGGCGGAAGTGGCTGACGCGCGGAGGGAGGCGGGCACACCGCGCGAATGAGCCGGGCTACCCCGGCCTCTCCGCGCCCTCGCCTTCATTCCGCTCGCGTTGCGCGACCGCAATGTAGACCACGGTGTCCCACGCGTTGCGGATGCCGAGGAAGAGCAGCAGCAACACCACCGCTCCCACGATGAACAGCGCGCCCGCCGCGTGAGCGGGGAGCAGCGCGGCGCTGACGATCAGCG is drawn from Gemmatimonadales bacterium and contains these coding sequences:
- a CDS encoding ATP-binding protein, translating into MHHDAMRKVEMVSSTAGRIGDGVMDERSEARSRERTRHVALEHLIRLIEHELPAMRGSVLILADRGTTLRHCAAPNLPDEYCRLIDGLPIGPAAGSCGTAAFRREQVVVGDIATDELWREYRSFALPFGLRACWSTPIRDQEGAVIGTFAMYYDEPRLPTPRELDLTETATMLAASIIMRARAEAALRENEAQMSRARAQAEAANRAKSEFLAMMSHELRTPLNAIGGYATLMRDGIPDPVSAGQQNYLRRIIAAQEHVLGLIDMVLTQAKLEAGEMTYRLESMRMGELLDTIESLVRPQLAAKGIVYDCTLCDTRLAMHGDRQKTVQILLNLISNAVKFTPREGRITLRTSVLEAGRVLIGVRDTGVGMTAEQMANVFEPYTQFENRLTREQKGTGLGMPISRELARGMGGDLTVESEPGAGTEFLLTLPAEVADARREAGTPRE